A single region of the Calditrichota bacterium genome encodes:
- a CDS encoding TonB-dependent receptor — protein MMRKTSRFILFLIFLFASQLAAGEKNSILSGRVTDAQGNPLPYANVFIQENYLGTATDLKGKFSLKLPQGKYTLIVSYIGYKTKKVTIELEKGEKVFRHFILKSSAIQLGEITVTAEDEFIPRTPETKSVIRAAEIEHIQASSLNDVLQLVPGEKTENPNLHYSAEATIRGGNSIGTKIIMDGIPLSNNANLQTGIGTASGASGIDLRAIPAENIREVEVIRGIPSARHGDLIDGILMVNTRSAKSPFRLKFKYNPHLYETNFSGGTDWKNWIISGNFNL, from the coding sequence ATGATGAGAAAAACAAGTCGGTTCATTTTATTTTTAATATTTCTTTTCGCTTCTCAATTAGCAGCCGGCGAGAAAAATAGCATTCTGTCCGGGAGAGTTACAGACGCACAGGGGAACCCGCTGCCGTATGCCAATGTTTTTATTCAGGAAAATTATCTCGGAACGGCAACTGATCTAAAAGGGAAATTCTCACTGAAACTGCCCCAGGGGAAATACACGCTTATTGTAAGCTACATCGGCTACAAAACAAAAAAGGTGACAATTGAGCTTGAAAAGGGTGAGAAGGTATTCCGGCATTTTATTTTGAAAAGCTCCGCCATTCAATTGGGCGAAATTACTGTCACTGCCGAAGATGAATTCATCCCCAGAACGCCGGAGACAAAATCAGTTATCAGGGCCGCGGAAATCGAACATATTCAGGCGTCCAGTTTGAACGATGTTTTGCAGCTCGTCCCGGGTGAGAAGACAGAGAATCCCAACCTGCACTATTCAGCCGAGGCAACCATTCGCGGCGGCAATTCCATTGGTACAAAAATTATTATGGACGGCATTCCCTTGAGCAACAATGCAAACTTGCAAACAGGAATTGGCACAGCGTCCGGAGCAAGCGGCATTGATTTGCGCGCCATTCCGGCGGAAAATATTCGCGAAGTGGAAGTTATTCGGGGAATTCCGTCTGCACGCCACGGCGATCTTATTGATGGCATTTTGATGGTCAATACTCGAAGCGCAAAATCGCCATTTCGGTTAAAATTCAAATACAATCCTCATCTTTATGAGACAAACTTTTCCGGTGGAACGGATTGGAAAAATTGGATTATTTCAGGCAATTTTAACCTGG
- the rhaB gene encoding rhamnulokinase, with protein MAANYYLAFDFGASSGRAIIGKIENDKISLEEIHRFPNGPIQILGHLYWDFPYLFNELKKGITLAVKKGFPDLQGMGIDTWGVDFGLISKDNQLIGNPFCYRDSRTDGMLERALAKMPKEKIYEITGIQFMQFNSLFQLFSMVETGNHLLNIADKLLFMPDLFNFFLTGEKLNEYTIASTSQLLNAKEKNWAGDIFSGIGLPEKLFSPIIQPGTMIGDVLPEIKQETGIKRLEVIAPATHDTASAVVAVPALTGNWAYLSSGTWSLMGIEADAPIISDDSMRFNFTNEGGVNGKIRFLRNVMGLWLLQRCMFQWELDGKKVSYKEMDSLVETAQPFRSIINPDDAIFLNPPEMTKAIQEFCERSDQPVPRTRGEILRTIFESLALKYRFIMDVVNSVHDKKIDRLHIVGGGSQNQILNQFTANALGIPVIAGPAEATALGNIVVQAIAKKELNSVEEGRELIANSFELKEFTPENRNQWEEAYQRVKNLFR; from the coding sequence ATGGCTGCAAATTACTACCTTGCATTTGATTTTGGCGCATCCAGCGGTCGCGCGATCATCGGTAAGATTGAAAACGATAAAATCTCGCTCGAAGAAATTCACCGTTTTCCCAACGGGCCAATTCAAATACTCGGACATTTGTACTGGGATTTTCCTTATCTATTCAATGAGCTGAAAAAAGGAATTACGCTTGCTGTAAAGAAAGGTTTTCCTGATTTGCAGGGAATGGGTATTGACACCTGGGGTGTGGATTTTGGCTTGATTTCCAAAGATAACCAGCTCATTGGAAATCCGTTTTGCTATCGCGATTCTCGAACCGATGGCATGCTCGAACGCGCGTTGGCGAAAATGCCCAAAGAAAAAATATATGAGATCACAGGCATTCAATTCATGCAATTTAATTCTCTGTTTCAGTTATTTTCTATGGTGGAAACCGGCAACCATCTGTTAAACATCGCCGATAAATTGCTTTTTATGCCGGATCTTTTTAATTTTTTTCTCACAGGCGAGAAATTGAATGAGTACACCATCGCTTCGACTTCCCAGTTGTTGAACGCAAAAGAAAAAAATTGGGCTGGCGATATTTTTTCTGGAATTGGATTGCCTGAAAAATTGTTCTCTCCGATAATTCAGCCCGGCACAATGATCGGCGATGTGCTTCCGGAAATAAAGCAGGAAACCGGAATTAAAAGATTGGAAGTTATCGCCCCGGCAACACACGATACTGCGAGCGCAGTAGTCGCGGTGCCTGCTCTTACCGGCAACTGGGCTTATCTCAGTTCCGGCACCTGGTCGCTGATGGGAATCGAAGCCGATGCGCCTATCATTAGTGATGATTCTATGCGATTCAATTTCACCAATGAAGGCGGCGTGAATGGCAAAATTCGCTTTTTGCGAAACGTAATGGGATTATGGCTATTGCAGCGCTGCATGTTTCAGTGGGAATTGGACGGAAAAAAAGTTAGCTACAAAGAAATGGATTCCCTCGTCGAAACGGCGCAGCCTTTCCGGTCAATCATCAATCCGGACGATGCCATCTTTTTAAATCCGCCTGAGATGACGAAAGCCATTCAGGAATTTTGCGAACGTTCGGACCAGCCGGTTCCGCGGACTCGGGGAGAAATTTTACGTACCATTTTTGAAAGTCTGGCGCTGAAATATCGCTTTATCATGGATGTGGTTAATTCTGTGCACGATAAAAAAATCGACCGCTTGCACATCGTTGGCGGTGGTTCACAAAATCAGATTTTGAATCAATTCACGGCCAATGCGCTGGGAATTCCTGTCATCGCCGGCCCTGCGGAGGCGACTGCTCTGGGAAATATTGTGGTGCAGGCGATTGCAAAAAAGGAACTCAATTCAGTGGAAGAAGGAAGAGAGCTTATTGCCAATTCTTTTGAATTGAAGGAATTCACACCGGAAAATCGTAATCAGTGGGAAGAGGCGTATCAGAGAGTTAAAAACTTGTTTCGTTAA
- a CDS encoding L-fucose isomerase: MADIPSLKQNPPHKRLRGSLPKIGIRPVIDGRRKGVRESLEEQTMNMAKKAAEFLSANLKHSNGLPVECVIADTCIGGVAEAADCAEKFARENVGVSLTVTPCWCYGTEVMDTDPLIPKAVWGFNGTERPGAVYLAAALAGYSQKGLPAFSIYGRDVQDRDDNGIPDDVKEKLLRFARAGLAVAEMRGKSYLSVGGVSMGIAGSIVDQNFLLDYLGMRTEVVDMVELVRRMEENIFDHEEFERALKWVKNNCAEGEDPNPPEKRRSRERKDMEWEMSVKMALIVRDLMIGNEKLAEKGFGEEALGHNAIVAGFQGQRQWTDHFPNGDFLEAILNSSFDWNGIREPYIVATENDSLNGISMLFGHLLTNTAQIFSDVRTYWSPEAVKRVTGKELSGMAKNGIIHLINSGPTALDGTGQQTLNGKPAMKPFWEIAPEEAGKCLDATRWCPAELEYFRGGGFSTQFLTQGDMPVTMSRINLIKGLGPVLQIAEGYTVSLPDDVHEILNRRTSPTWPTTWFVPKLTGKGAFRDVYSVMANWGANHGAISYGHIGDLLITLASMLRIPVNMHNVDETRIFRPSAWNAFGTNDLEGADYRACKNFGPLYIK; the protein is encoded by the coding sequence ATGGCTGATATTCCTTCCTTAAAGCAAAATCCACCACACAAACGATTAAGGGGCTCGCTGCCCAAAATTGGCATCAGACCTGTTATTGACGGCAGAAGAAAAGGTGTGAGAGAATCGCTGGAAGAACAAACTATGAACATGGCGAAAAAAGCCGCTGAATTTCTTTCTGCAAATTTGAAGCATTCCAACGGTTTGCCAGTTGAATGCGTGATCGCAGATACCTGCATCGGAGGCGTTGCCGAAGCGGCTGATTGCGCAGAAAAGTTTGCCAGAGAAAATGTCGGCGTTTCGCTCACTGTGACGCCGTGCTGGTGTTACGGGACAGAAGTCATGGACACAGACCCGCTTATTCCCAAAGCTGTTTGGGGGTTTAACGGCACAGAGAGGCCTGGCGCAGTCTATTTAGCAGCTGCTCTGGCAGGATATAGCCAGAAGGGATTGCCTGCCTTTAGTATCTACGGCAGAGATGTTCAGGATCGCGACGACAATGGTATTCCCGATGACGTGAAGGAAAAATTGTTACGTTTTGCCCGGGCTGGTCTGGCTGTTGCGGAAATGCGCGGAAAATCATACCTGTCAGTGGGTGGCGTTTCCATGGGAATTGCTGGTTCCATTGTGGATCAGAATTTTTTACTGGACTATCTGGGCATGCGCACAGAAGTGGTCGATATGGTTGAATTAGTACGCCGCATGGAAGAAAATATTTTCGACCATGAAGAATTTGAGCGCGCTCTCAAATGGGTGAAAAACAATTGCGCCGAAGGGGAAGATCCGAACCCACCGGAAAAGCGGCGATCCCGCGAGAGAAAAGACATGGAATGGGAAATGTCCGTGAAAATGGCGCTGATTGTGCGCGATTTGATGATCGGGAATGAGAAATTAGCAGAAAAAGGCTTTGGAGAGGAGGCTCTGGGACACAATGCTATTGTCGCCGGATTTCAGGGACAACGCCAATGGACGGATCATTTTCCCAATGGCGATTTTTTAGAAGCAATTTTAAATTCTTCATTTGATTGGAACGGCATTCGCGAACCTTACATAGTGGCGACGGAAAATGACTCGCTCAACGGAATTTCCATGCTGTTCGGTCATTTACTCACTAATACGGCGCAGATTTTTTCAGACGTTCGAACCTACTGGAGCCCGGAAGCAGTCAAGAGGGTGACAGGAAAAGAGCTTTCAGGAATGGCAAAAAATGGAATTATTCATTTAATTAATTCTGGCCCCACAGCGCTGGATGGGACAGGCCAACAGACGCTGAACGGAAAGCCGGCAATGAAGCCGTTCTGGGAAATTGCGCCGGAAGAGGCTGGGAAATGCCTTGATGCGACGCGCTGGTGCCCGGCGGAATTAGAATATTTTCGCGGCGGCGGATTTTCCACGCAATTCTTGACGCAAGGGGACATGCCAGTAACTATGTCGCGCATTAATTTGATAAAAGGACTTGGGCCCGTGTTGCAAATTGCCGAAGGTTACACAGTTTCACTGCCTGACGACGTTCACGAAATTTTGAATCGCCGCACCAGTCCGACGTGGCCCACGACATGGTTTGTACCAAAATTGACTGGAAAAGGCGCATTCAGAGATGTTTACTCCGTTATGGCAAATTGGGGCGCAAATCACGGAGCCATCAGCTACGGACACATCGGGGATCTTTTAATCACTCTGGCTTCCATGCTCCGGATTCCTGTGAATATGCACAATGTTGATGAAACGCGAATTTTTCGCCCCTCTGCCTGGAACGCTTTCGGAACTAATGATTTGGAAGGCGCTGACTATCGTGCTTGCAAAAATTTTGGGCCTTTGTACATAAAATAG